In Vibrio lentus, the genomic stretch CCATTTAACTTTTAGTCGAATGGTTAACCGTTTCAAGTAATTGTAATAAAAGGGCTTTAACATTTGGCACAATGCGTGCAATCACTACATTGTGGCATACGTTCACATGAGGTTATTCGGTGCTGAGTCAAAATATATATGACAGCTATCTATCTATGACAGCTATCCAACACCGAATGATCGAATAAAGGAAGTTAGAAAAATAATTGCTTGTTGCAAGGAGATACAAACATGAAGCAAATACTGAAAGGTTCGATTGCTCTGATACTAGGTGTGAGCTCGATGACGGCATGGGCCGCAGCAGAATCAGCCGACTTAGGTCCTCGTCCCCTCTTTTTAGTGAACAATATGGATGAGAGCCCTTTGAAAACCAAGCTGTTGAGTTGCAGTGAAGGACCTTTTCATCGTAGTGATTTTTCTATTGGACATCGCGGAGCTGCGATGCAGTTTCCTGAACACACCAAGGAATCCTACTTAGCAGCGATTCAAATGGGCGCGGGCGTCGTGGAGTGCGATGTGACTTTCACTAAAGATAAGGCGTTGGTATGTCGTCACTCGCAAAGTGATCTGCACACCACAACCGATGTTTTAGCACATCCCGATCTTGCTAAGAAGTGTTCAACACCGTTCACGCCAGCTAACCCAGCGACAGGCGAAGATGCACAGGTTGAGTGTCGTACTTCTGATTTCACGCTAGCGGAGTTTAAGACCCTGAAAGGGAAAATGGATGGTGCGAACCCAAAAGCAACCACGGTCGAAGAGTACATGAATGGCACACCTGGTTGGAGAACCGACCTTTACAGCCAAAGTGGAACACTGATGACACACGCCGAAAGTGCGGCATTGTTTAAAGAGCACGGCGTGAAGGTGACTCCTGAATTGAAATCAGCGGCGGTAGAAATGCCTTTCAATGGCTTTAGCCAAGAGATGTACGCGCAGAAGCTGGTGGATGAGCTGAAAGAGGCGGGCTTTGAGCCTTCGGAGGCTTACCTGCAGTCATTCAACTTGGATGATGTGAAGTATTGGGTTAAGGAGACGCCTAAGTTCGGCAAGCAAGCCGTTTACCTTGACGACCGTGTCTATGAGCAAGCGGACTTTGTTGCGTCTGTGGAGAACATGAAAGAGCTGCACGATGCGGGTGTGAATATCATCGCGCCACCTCTGTTTGCTTTGGTTGAGCTAGGCGAGAACAACGAATTGGTTGCGTCTAACTACGCGAAACTGGCAAAAGATGCTGATCTTGAGATTATTGCATGGACACTTGAGCGTTCAGGCCCGCTAGCGCAAGGCGGCGGTTGGTATTACCAAAGCGTGAAAGATGGTATCAACAATGATGGCGACATGATGAAAATGCTTGATGTACTGGCGCAAGATGTCGGTGTTATGGGCGTATTCAGCGATTGGCCTGCAACGGTAACTTACTACGCTAACTGCATGGACAGCGACGCTTAGGCTGTTGTGGTCTCGCTTTACATAGCAATTATAGCGTTTGTATAGAGAGCACTTAGCCAAAGAATAATAAGAGAAAAAGCAGTGAACCAAAGAGCCTTCGGGCTCTTTTTTTACCACTGAAATTGGTGGGACAGAAATGACCCAAATAGAGACTTCTCGGTTGGACAGTAATGACACAAAAGTAATTTTCCAATTTAGGGCTTCCTTTAAGCTATTGAAATTAAATAAATTAAAAGGTGGCACAAAGGCTGCAATAGCGAAGGTGACTTTCAACAATAAGTAAAAGTAAGGTTTGAATATGAAAATCAGTGTTAAAGGACTGTTAATCGCTAGCTCATTACTACTTTCTTCAATGGCTATGGCAAGCGACTGCTCTAGTCGTGGTGTGTTAGACGATCGATACTGTGATGAAAACCAAGATTTGGTCGCCGATTCACCAAAGAACCCAGACGAGTGGAATGACCCAAGTACGCTTGTGTTTACTTACACTCCGGTAGAAGACCCTGCGTTATACAAAGATGCGTTTGCAGATTTCCAAGCTCACCTAAGTAAAATCACGGGTAAACGAGTGATTTACTACACAGTTCACTCGAACTCTGCGCAAGTAGAAGCGATGCGTTCTGGTCGACTGCACGTTGCAGGTTTCTCTACGGGCCCAACAGGCTACGCAGTTAATTTAGCAGGTTACGTTCCAATTGCGGTGAAGGGCGATGAGTCTGGTTTTCAAGGCTACAACCTAATCACAATTGTGCGTAAAGACAGCGGCATTAACAAAATGTCTGATCTGAAAGGTAAAAAGGTTGCACACACTTCTGCATCTTCCAACTCTGGCAACCTAGCTCCACGTGCGTTATTCCCAGCGAAAGGCCTAGTGCCAGATGAAGATTACAAAGTGCTTTACTCAGGTAAGCATGACCAATCGATTCTAGGCGTCTTCAATGGAGATTATGACGCAGCACCTGTGGCATCGGACGTTTATGACCGCATGGTCGCAGCAGGTCGTGTTGACGATTCTGAACTGAAGATCATCTACCGTAGCCCACGCTTCCCAACGTCTGCATTTGGGTATGCTTACAACCTAAAACCAGAACTGGTTGAGAAGATCAACGAAGCTTTCTTTAGCTACCGCTTTACACCAGAGATGAGCGCATCATTCAAAGGTGCCGACCGTTTCTCGCCAATCAGCTACAAAGAAGAGTGGGATGTGATTCGTGATATTGCTCATGCGACAGGTACGGCTTACACCAAAACTGGCCTTAAGAAGTTAGCTGAAAAAGATGCGGCTAAACGTGCAAAGAAAAAAGCCGCTGAGCTAGCAAAACAAGCAAACAACGGCTAACTCTTTTTCTATTAGAAGACTAAGTTTTCGAAAGACTTAGTTCTTTAAATACTTACCTTAACTAAAAATCTATGCCCTCGCGGGTAGGGCATAGATCATTCTAAAATTCGCACAAGGAAATGCAGTATGGCCGTAGCAAGCTATGAAGGAATAAAGATAAACAACCTTTTCCACGAATATGTGGCAGGCAAGCCAATCCTTAAAGGCATTAATATTGATATCGATGAGCCAGGCATCATCGCGATCATTGGTCCATCTGGTACCGGTAAAAGTACGCTTCTGCGCTGTATCAACCGCCTCAACGATCCAAGCCAAGGCGAAATCATTTTTGATGGCGCAGACCTGACTCAATTAAAAGGCCAAGCGCTACGTAAACAGCGTCGACACATCGGCATGGTGTTTCAAGAATATAACCTCGTGGAACGTTTAACGGTTATCGAGAACGTGTTGAGTGGCCGTTTAGGCTACATGACGGCTTGGAATGCGTGGCGTCGTAACTATTCTCCACAAGATTTAGCAAAAGCGTTCGAGTTACTTGAATTTGTTGGCCTACAAGACTTTGCTAACCAACGTGCCGACAGTTTGTCAGGTGGCCAAAGACAGCGTGTCGGTATCGCTCGCGCCGTTATGCAAGACCCATATATCTTATTGGCGGATGAACCAACGTCATCACTCGACCCAAAAACCGCGGTTGAGATCATGGAGTTGATGGAGACATTCGCAGAACAGAAAAACATTCCCGTGTTGGTGAATATCCATGATGTGAACTTGGCCAAGCGTTATGCCAAGCGCATCATCGGCATGTGTAATGGCAAGGTGCATTACGATGGCAGCCCTGAAGGTATTTCAGAAGAAGACCTAAAAATCATTTATGGGGGTGAGTCATGGCTGGATTAAATCCAAGCTCGTCGCCAAGCGTTTCATCAAGCACATCGCCAGCGAAGTACGAAAATCCGTTCAAAACCTCATGGACTAACCGTGCCATTATCGCTGCAATCATTGGCTACTTGTTTTACAGCTTTGCGACGTTAGGGCTGACCTTTGATCGTTTGGTCATCGGTTTTGGTGAAAGTGAGCGGTTACTATCAAGAATGTTTCCGCCAGATTTTTCGCGTACTAATTTACTGCTAAGTGGCTTAGCGGAGAGCTTACAGATAGCGATCATTTCGAGTTTCTTCGGCATCGTCATCTCACTGTTTATTGGCTTACTTGCTGCAAGAAACATGATGCCTTCGATTGTATCGACACCAATTCGTGGCTTTATCGCATTGTGTCGTTCTTTCCACCCAGTGATCATCGCAATCCTATTTGTGAAAGCGGTGGGCTTTGGAGCTCTGGCGGGGATCCTGACTTTGGTATTTGCATCCATTGGTTTCATCGCCAAGTTGTTTGCAGAAGCGATTGAAGAGATCTCTTTTAAACCGGTTGAAGCGATTAAAGCGACGGGGGCGAGCTTTGTCAGCGTCATCCTGTACGCGGTGATGCCTCAGGTATTTACTCGTTTCATAGGCTTTGCAAGCTACCAATTGGACTCAAACTTACGTAACTCAACCATGGTTGGCATCGTGGGTGCGGGTGGTCTTGGCGGTACGCTTTTCTCGGCATTCCAACGTTTTGATTACGACTTCGTTGCCGCTATTTTGATCACCATCATCGCACTGATTCTTGTCGGTGAATTTCTTTCCAATATTGTTAGGAGAATCTTCTAATGACAACTGCATCTATCGATAGAGAGTGGCAGCGCTTTACACCCAACGAACGCGTGGCTCGATTTGCTGTTTACCTGAGCTTAGTGTGTGCGATTGTTTGGTCTTGGCAAACCGTTGAAGTGATTCCTGAGTTTCTATACGACGCACCAGCCCAGTTTGCTGACATGTTCGAACGAATGGTACCAATGGACTACGCGTTCTATCCTGAGTCGATTCACGCAGCGATGATTGAGACACTGCACATCGCGACGTTAGGTACCTTGTTTACCTTGGTATTTGCTATCCCTTTGGCGCTGATGAACGCGCCAAATATCACTCCGAATAAAGCCTTGAACTGGATTGCTCAATTCTTTCTCGTGTCTTCACGTTCTGTGAACTCATTGGTTTGGGCATTGCTGTTCATCGCACTTTTTGGCCCCGGTGTTCTCGCAGGCATCATGGCGATTGCCATTCGTAGTATCGGCTTTGTAGGGAAGCTGTTAGCGGAAGCAATTGCCGAAGTGAACATGGGGCCTATTGAAGCTTTACGCGCGACAGGCGCTTCTTGGATGAGCGTTTTACTTAAAGGTTATTGGCCACAAGTGATGCCAGCGTTCTATTCCATCGTGTTATTCCGTTGGGACATCAATGTACGTGAATCTGCGGTACTGGGTTTGGTGGGTGCTGGTGGTATTGGCGTGGTGCTAAACGATGCGCAGAACCTTTTTGAATGGCAAAAAGTTTCGATGGTATTAGTGAGTATCTTCGCAGTGGTTATCGTTGCAGAAGCGGTGGTGATCCAAATCCGTAATAAACTCATATAGACAATATGTTGTGTGAAAGTTCAGAGCTTATCTAGCATTTTGAAGCTCAAACGACCCTAGGTACTTCGGTCTACCTAGCGGTCGTTTTTTTATCTATAAAGACAATTGGTTGGAGTGGTGAGTGCTTTTTTAGAAAATACAATGCTTGGCAAAATCACCGGCTTCATTAGCGGTCCAGTCACCTTTAGGCTTCTCTTTCATATCCGCACACCAAGCTTCACTGCCAACTTCGGTACAAGCCATTAACTGAGTGGCTAGGAAAAGTATCAACGTGACTTTCTTCATAACAAATATTCCGTTTTGGTCTAGATTTCGGATAACTCTACCAAATACTATCCGTGATTGTTATAGCAACCAGATACTTAAGGGATTTAAAGAAGACATGAGTGTGAGCCGAATCTGAGGTTTGATAGCGAGAGGATTGCTCCGTCTAAAGATCGAAAAAGCCAGCAACATGTGCTGGCTTTGCAATTCTTGTGCGCTGCTATTCGTTAGCGCGCTTCTACTGTGGAGTTATACCAACTTCATCTCTTGGATGATATCTGAAGCGATTTCTGGCTTCGTGCTGGTTGGCTTCTCGTGTAGATCCGATTTCAACTGTCCCTTACGGTTACTTAGGCCTGCTTCAAGTTTCTTAAGCGCTGCAGCGATAGCTGGGTACATAACATCGTCTGTAGATTTTGCTGTTACTCGTACACCTTCGTAGTTTGTGAATACTTCAACCTGATGTTGACCGTGTTCTTTAGTAATGATGATGTCGCAGCTAATCAGTGATGGGAAATGGTTAGATATCTTCTCGAATTTACCTTCGATGTCTTTGCGTGACTCGTCGTTAATTGATACATGATGTGTTTGAACATTTATTTTCATAAATCATACCTTTCCAATGACTGTGTCATTTAAACGTAGCAAACATCGCATAGATTAACCAACTGAGAATTAGCACATGTGTGATTCACTTCAGTGTTATCAAATATTCTCTTGTTACTCCCTTGAAAGTCCGATGAACTGATCGCATATTATGTTTCGTGAATTTCAAACGTGTTTAAAAAAACCTCATTCTCGAAATATTGCTCCAGTTGACTTCGCTCACTTAGATTTTATCGCCTTAATCAAGCTGCACCTCAATGACTTATTCTAGTCTTAAATTTATAAATCGCCTGTTATTCCCCACAAATTCCAATCTTTACCTCGTTATCACAATTACTGATATAAAGAACAATGACTGATTGAGATACGGTCTAGTACGGGATACTCTAACAGCTATATTCTATTTGGATCCGTTATCATGAAAATGCCTGTTAAATTCGCTGCAATTGCAGCTTCCCTTTCTTTTGCTTTTAATGCCTTTGCAGCCCCTGTTGAATTTCAGAAGATCCCTGAGATCATGCAGCAATTTGAAACTGCGGAACTGTACGTTAAGAAGTCAGTCACTCTAGGTCGTTTACCAGCAGAGTCTGAGATTGGCATTGATTTCCCTACTTATGTTTCAGACGGTAAGGACGGTTACAGCTTAGAGACAAACAACGTAATGACGGGCGATGTGGTTATCGCAAGCATGCCGAAAGCGATTGTTGATGATGTTTTCAACCAATGGCTAGTACCAAAAGAGACGTGGATCAGCAGCTATGGTTCATTGCCAACCTCGACCACTGAATTTGAGCCGTTTAAGCGCATTAAAACTATCAAAGCCATTAAGATTGATGCAGAAATGCTTGAGCTGTTAGGTAGTGAAGATGGCAACACGGCGATGATCAAAGTGAGCTGGGATGAGAAGGGGATGAAGGTTTATAAGGATGGTTACTTAGCGGATTATGAGTACGGGATTGCCCCACATGAGATGCAAGAAAACTACGAATTAGCACCTAAGTAGTTCGATTCAATTTAGGAAAGCGCCCTGTTTTTATGGGGCGCTTTTTTGTAGGTAAAGGGGTTGTTACTGAAGAATATTGAGTGACCAGTATTAGAGTTAAGACTCATTAAACTCGTAAGAAGACGGCACCACAATCACGCCTTGTTTTGATATGTGGAAGCGTTTCGCATCAGCAAGGCTATCGACACCGATCTGGGTTCCATCTGGCACCTTAACGTTCTTATCGATGATGCAGTTCTGAATATGGCAGTGTCGCCCAATCTCAACGTCCTCAAACAGAATACTATCAATCACAATCGCGGCATTGCTGACTTTTACCTTAGGGAAGAAGATAGAGTTTTGCGCTGAACCACCTTCAATCACCACCCCATTCGCGATCATCGAGTTGATGAATATCCCTTGGTTTCCTTCTACCGAAGCGATGGTTCGTGCTGGCGGAAGTTGCGGATCATAGGTGCGAATCGCCCAATCCGGTTGGTATAAATCAATAGGCGAGGCTGGTTTCAACAAGTCCATATTCGATTGGTAATATGAGTCGATTGTACCCACATCTCTCCAGTAAGCATCTTGTGTTACGCGTCCTTCTTCATCACCAAACTTATGTGCGTAAACGCTGTTGTTGCCGACCAACTTGGGAATAATGTCTTTACCAAAATCGTGGCTTGAGTCTGGATCTTCTGCGTCTGCCAATAATGCCAGTGTCAGTACTTCCTTATCAAAGATGTAAATCCCCATTGAAGCCATGCTTCGAGTGGGCCTACCGGGTACGCACGCAGGGTAACGAGGCTTCTCGGTAAAGTTATTGATCTGCAGAGTTTCGTCTATCTCCATCACACCAAATTCTTTGGCTTCATCAATCGAAACCTCCATGCACGCTACCGTTAAATCGGCTTCATTCTGCTTGTGTTGCTTGAGCATTGGGGCGTAATCCATGCGATAGATATGGTCGCCAGACAACACCACCACATGTTTAGCTTCACTGCGAGACAGTAAATACAAGTTTTGATAAATCGCATCAGCCGTCCCGCTGTACCAGCTATCACCCGTTCGCATTTGTGGGGGAACATTGGTGATGTATTCGCCGAGCTCGGGGTTAAGCACTGACCAACCATCCCTTAAATGTTTTTGCAAAGAGTGCGACTTGTACTGAGTCAGCACCAAAATTTGGCGAAGCCCAGAATGTAGGCAGTTCGCGAGTGTGAAATCGATTATTCGATATTTGCCACCAAAGGGTACCGCAGGTTTTGCACGGTTATCGGTGAGGGGAGAAAGCCGAGAGCCAACACCGCCGGCCAGAACGATTGTTAGAGTGTCTTGCATAGTCAGAACCTCAATGTATTTATGATTATGAACAGAGACTTGCAAGCACTAAGCCAAATGTAACTCATTGAATATTAAACGAGGAGAGGGTGATTATTGTGGGAATGCACCAAATTGATGCGTACGGGATATTGGCTTGCTCTATTTTGATCCAAAGAGATCGGTTCAAAGTGGAGGGGTTGTTCTTAACAAAATGACGCACGGAAAAGTTGCATTACAAAACTGTCAATAAAATGAAGGAATAAAGTGATCAGGTCGATATAAATTTACATAAACAATCACAACTTTTCACAAATTGATTTCCATCAATAAAGTAGGGTTATTCTATGCTACCTTGCACGCAAAATAAGAAATGATTACTCATTCACCAATAAAGAATTAAGCCCTCAAAAGGAAATTATAATGAAAAAAACAGTATGTGGTATTGCGGTTATTGCGGCTCTTATGTCAACCAATGTTCTTGCTCATAAAGAAGGTGATTTCATCATCCGTGCAGGTGCAGCAACGGTATCTCCAAACGAAAGCAGTGGCCCTGTTGCTGGTAGTTCAAGCACTAAGTTCTCTTTAGATTCGAATACACAGCTTGGCTTAACATTTGGTTATATGTTTACAGATAACATCAGCTTTGAAGTATTAGCTGCAACCCCATTTTCTCACAATATTTCTGCGACTGGTCTTGGTGAAATAGCTGATACCAAACATTTACCACCAACGTTTATGGTTCAGTATTACTTTGGCACCGCAGAGAGTGACTTCCGTCCTTATGTAGGCGGCGGCATAAACTACACGGTATTCTTTGACGAAGGTTCGAAGATCGATGGATTGAGCGATGTATCACTTGATGACTCTTGGGGCTTGGCGGCTAACATCGGTATGGATTACATGATCAACGACGATTGGTTCTTGAATGCGTCAGTTTGGTATATAGATATTGATACGACGGCTAAATATAATTTGGGCGGTACTGATTACTCTACAGACGTTGATATTGACCCATGGGTATTCATGATTGGTGGTGGTTACAACTTCTAATCTCCCTATTCAGTTTACTAAAGGCGCTCAAGCACCAGCCAGTTTGGGCGCTTTTTTTTGCTTGCTTGTTAATGAATTACTTAATCTAACTTACTGTTGTTATGGGTAAAGCAAACTGATTGTCGTCATTTATTGTTAATAAAAGAGAAAGATAACTGTCATAACAGCCCTCTATGATCGCGGTTCTAATTATGGAGGATATATGAATCGTAAATTTAATAAGCTGACTTTATTACTGCCTATCGCGGTAAGCTCTGCTCTGGCTGGATGCTCTCAGTCAACTTCAACGACTGCAGCATCATCTCAAACATCGCTTGATGCTTTTAGCCTTCAATGCCAATCCATCCAACAACCGAACAAAACAGATGCTGCTGTGACCGGGATTAGTCTGGTTGGTCGTGCTATTGCTGACGCCCCGTTTGATACTTCTGCAGCCGAAATCGTCAGCTACGATTCATGTACCGATAAGCTTTATGTGGTAAACGCTCAAGCACAGAAAGTTGATGTGCTATCGATGGACGCTGACAGCGCCCCAACATCTGAAGGCTCTATCGATCTTCAATCAGCAGCCGCAGCTTCTGGTATTGATATCGGTGCAGCAAACAGTGTGTCTACTCATCAAGGCCTGGTTGCGGTCGCGATTGAAAACGCCGACAAACAACAAAACGGCATTATTGCGCTGTATCGCTCAGACACACTAGAGCTGATCACCACTTACACTGCTGGTGCATTGCCAGACATGGTGAGCTTTTCGAAAGACGGCCGTTACATAGCATCAGCAAACGAAGGCGAGCCGAATTCGGATTACAGCATTGATCCTGAAGGCTCAGTCACACTGGTTGATTTAACCAACGGTCCTCTGCACGCGAAAGTGACTCAAATTGATTTTAAGGCATTCAATCAAGGGCAGTCTCGCCATGCAGAGCTAACCGACAAGGTTCGAATCTCGGCGCCTAATGCAACCGTTGCTCAAGATCTAGAACCTGAATATCTGACGTTTGCTGATAACGGAAAACTCTACGTAGCCCTTCAAGAGAATAATGCATTAGCAGCGATTGACGTGGCGAGTGCAGAAGTGGATGCGATTCTGGGACTAGGCGGCAAACCTTGGGATACCACTCAGTTGGATGCGTCAAACAAAGACAAAAACATCGGTAACCTACAAAGTTACGCAATGCTAGAAGGCCTTTATATGCCAGATAGCATTACCAGTTACAGTGTTGATGGCAACACTTACATCGTGACGGCGAATGAAGGTGACGGCCGTGAGTATGGCATCAAGACCACACAAGAAATGTGTGACGAGAAAGGTTTTGAGTGGGATGGTGATGACTATAAAGGCACTGAAAACTACACAACAGAAAAAGACTTTTGTATCGCTTATGTCGATGAAGTGCGCGGCAAGAAGTTAGACGTTGATGCTAACCACCCATTGGCAGGCGCACTCAAAGACAATAATCAATTGGCTCGCCTTAAGGTGATTAAGCCACAAGGGACACTTGCCGCCGACCAAAAGGTTCAAGCATTTGGTAGTCGCTCTTTCTCTATCTGGAATGAGTCAGGTGAGCTAGTGTTTGATAGCGGTGATGATTTTGCTCGAATCGTTCTTGAGCAAGATCCTGCAAACTTCAACAGCACCAACGATAACAACCAAAGTGGTGATGATCGCAGTGATGATAAAGGGGTTGAGCCTGAAGCCATTGAAGTGGCTGAGATCAATGGCAAGCAGTATGCCTTTATTGGACTTGAGCGCCAAGGTGGCATCATGGTTTACGACGTAACGCAGCCTAAGAGTGCAAGTTTCATCAGCTATCTAAACAACCGCGATTTTACACAACCAGTGTGCACCAAGGTTGATGAAGATGGTGATTGCGACAACGATACGTACAACTCGAAAGCGGGTGACCTAGGCCCAGAGTCAATCAAGTATTTCACTCGTTCTGGCAACCACTTTATTGCGGTTGGCAACGAAGTGAGTGGCAGCACGTCAGTTTACCGCGTTGAATTTTAATCACGGTTACTGCTTGTAGCTAGACTCAATAAAAACAAAAGCGCCATTACTGAATAAGTAGTGGCGCTTTCTATTTATGCATCACAAAGGTATGCGTGATAATTAACTTCTATGGCTGTTGCTTAGTTGGTGCTAGAGCAATCTCACGGATACATACGTTCTGTGGTTGTTGGTAAGCGAATGATACAGCGCGAGCGATATCGTCAGCTGCCAATACGCCGCCCATGCCTTCTTTCCAAGAGTCGTAACCGTCTTTGATTTCTTGAGATGTTGTGTGAGACAGAAGTTCAGTTTCTACAGCACCCGGTGCGATAGTGGTAACACGAACGTTTGAAGCCGCCACTTCTTCACGAACATTTTCAGAGATAGCGTGTACCGCGAATTTAGTACCACAGTAAGCTGCGTGGCTTGGGAATGTTTTCTTACCCGCGATAGAGCTGATGTTGATGATAGTACCCGTGTTGCGTTCCATCATCGGAGCAAGTACAGACTGCATGCCGTTTAGAAGACCAATCACGTTCACGTCGAACATTGTCTTCCACTCTTGAGCATCTTGAGTATCGATTTGACCAAGAAGCATTGCACCAGCGTTGTTGATAAGCGCATCTACAGGGCCAAATTTCTCTTCACCTTGTGCGATTGCTGCATCAAAAGACGCTTTGTCTGTTACGTCTACTTTCACAGATAGAGAGTTTGGTAGGTTAAGCGCTTCAAGGCGGTCAACACGACGAGCTAAAAGTAACAGAGGGTGGCCTTCATCGCTTAGACGACGAGCGATTGCTTCACCAATACCAGAGCTTGCACCTGTAATTACGATTAGTTTTTTCATTTTATTTCCTCTGTACTTTTATTGCGTCGGTTGGCTACGACGTATTGTTTAAGTGCATTCGAATCAAGTGCTTGTTGCCTTGCTTCGTTGCGATGGAGGTATATTAAGGAAAATAGCATTGTTGATATATAGCGCTTTACTTGAAACACTATTGCTGTGATGCAACAATAAAAGCGTCTATC encodes the following:
- the phnC gene encoding phosphonate ABC transporter ATP-binding protein; its protein translation is MAVASYEGIKINNLFHEYVAGKPILKGINIDIDEPGIIAIIGPSGTGKSTLLRCINRLNDPSQGEIIFDGADLTQLKGQALRKQRRHIGMVFQEYNLVERLTVIENVLSGRLGYMTAWNAWRRNYSPQDLAKAFELLEFVGLQDFANQRADSLSGGQRQRVGIARAVMQDPYILLADEPTSSLDPKTAVEIMELMETFAEQKNIPVLVNIHDVNLAKRYAKRIIGMCNGKVHYDGSPEGISEEDLKIIYGGESWLD
- the hpf gene encoding ribosome hibernation-promoting factor, HPF/YfiA family, with product MKINVQTHHVSINDESRKDIEGKFEKISNHFPSLISCDIIITKEHGQHQVEVFTNYEGVRVTAKSTDDVMYPAIAAALKKLEAGLSNRKGQLKSDLHEKPTSTKPEIASDIIQEMKLV
- the ompW gene encoding outer membrane protein OmpW, translated to MKKTVCGIAVIAALMSTNVLAHKEGDFIIRAGAATVSPNESSGPVAGSSSTKFSLDSNTQLGLTFGYMFTDNISFEVLAATPFSHNISATGLGEIADTKHLPPTFMVQYYFGTAESDFRPYVGGGINYTVFFDEGSKIDGLSDVSLDDSWGLAANIGMDYMINDDWFLNASVWYIDIDTTAKYNLGGTDYSTDVDIDPWVFMIGGGYNF
- the glgC gene encoding glucose-1-phosphate adenylyltransferase is translated as MQDTLTIVLAGGVGSRLSPLTDNRAKPAVPFGGKYRIIDFTLANCLHSGLRQILVLTQYKSHSLQKHLRDGWSVLNPELGEYITNVPPQMRTGDSWYSGTADAIYQNLYLLSRSEAKHVVVLSGDHIYRMDYAPMLKQHKQNEADLTVACMEVSIDEAKEFGVMEIDETLQINNFTEKPRYPACVPGRPTRSMASMGIYIFDKEVLTLALLADAEDPDSSHDFGKDIIPKLVGNNSVYAHKFGDEEGRVTQDAYWRDVGTIDSYYQSNMDLLKPASPIDLYQPDWAIRTYDPQLPPARTIASVEGNQGIFINSMIANGVVIEGGSAQNSIFFPKVKVSNAAIVIDSILFEDVEIGRHCHIQNCIIDKNVKVPDGTQIGVDSLADAKRFHISKQGVIVVPSSYEFNES
- a CDS encoding DUF3012 domain-containing protein; the encoded protein is MKKVTLILFLATQLMACTEVGSEAWCADMKEKPKGDWTANEAGDFAKHCIF
- a CDS encoding glycerophosphodiester phosphodiesterase family protein produces the protein MKQILKGSIALILGVSSMTAWAAAESADLGPRPLFLVNNMDESPLKTKLLSCSEGPFHRSDFSIGHRGAAMQFPEHTKESYLAAIQMGAGVVECDVTFTKDKALVCRHSQSDLHTTTDVLAHPDLAKKCSTPFTPANPATGEDAQVECRTSDFTLAEFKTLKGKMDGANPKATTVEEYMNGTPGWRTDLYSQSGTLMTHAESAALFKEHGVKVTPELKSAAVEMPFNGFSQEMYAQKLVDELKEAGFEPSEAYLQSFNLDDVKYWVKETPKFGKQAVYLDDRVYEQADFVASVENMKELHDAGVNIIAPPLFALVELGENNELVASNYAKLAKDADLEIIAWTLERSGPLAQGGGWYYQSVKDGINNDGDMMKMLDVLAQDVGVMGVFSDWPATVTYYANCMDSDA
- the phnE gene encoding phosphonate ABC transporter, permease protein PhnE, coding for MTTASIDREWQRFTPNERVARFAVYLSLVCAIVWSWQTVEVIPEFLYDAPAQFADMFERMVPMDYAFYPESIHAAMIETLHIATLGTLFTLVFAIPLALMNAPNITPNKALNWIAQFFLVSSRSVNSLVWALLFIALFGPGVLAGIMAIAIRSIGFVGKLLAEAIAEVNMGPIEALRATGASWMSVLLKGYWPQVMPAFYSIVLFRWDINVRESAVLGLVGAGGIGVVLNDAQNLFEWQKVSMVLVSIFAVVIVAEAVVIQIRNKLI
- the phnE gene encoding phosphonate ABC transporter, permease protein PhnE, whose translation is MAGLNPSSSPSVSSSTSPAKYENPFKTSWTNRAIIAAIIGYLFYSFATLGLTFDRLVIGFGESERLLSRMFPPDFSRTNLLLSGLAESLQIAIISSFFGIVISLFIGLLAARNMMPSIVSTPIRGFIALCRSFHPVIIAILFVKAVGFGALAGILTLVFASIGFIAKLFAEAIEEISFKPVEAIKATGASFVSVILYAVMPQVFTRFIGFASYQLDSNLRNSTMVGIVGAGGLGGTLFSAFQRFDYDFVAAILITIIALILVGEFLSNIVRRIF
- the phnD gene encoding phosphate/phosphite/phosphonate ABC transporter substrate-binding protein; the encoded protein is MKISVKGLLIASSLLLSSMAMASDCSSRGVLDDRYCDENQDLVADSPKNPDEWNDPSTLVFTYTPVEDPALYKDAFADFQAHLSKITGKRVIYYTVHSNSAQVEAMRSGRLHVAGFSTGPTGYAVNLAGYVPIAVKGDESGFQGYNLITIVRKDSGINKMSDLKGKKVAHTSASSNSGNLAPRALFPAKGLVPDEDYKVLYSGKHDQSILGVFNGDYDAAPVASDVYDRMVAAGRVDDSELKIIYRSPRFPTSAFGYAYNLKPELVEKINEAFFSYRFTPEMSASFKGADRFSPISYKEEWDVIRDIAHATGTAYTKTGLKKLAEKDAAKRAKKKAAELAKQANNG